The uncultured Paludibaculum sp. sequence CAAGCCCGCATAGAACAGGAACGCCGCATCCGGGATCTCCTGCCGGTTGCGCATCCCGCGCGTGCCTAGCCCCACCAGGCTCATCAGCCGGCCCGAGAACTGGTCCTTGTCCGCCCGCTCGAACATCACCGGCGCGCGATTCTTCCGCCACGCCAGATAGAACAACGACAGAATCCTGTGGTGAAACAGGTCGAGGAAATCCCGCAGCGTCGTGTCTTTCGACCGCAGCCGGTCGATCAACAGCTCGGTGTATGAGGTCGGCAGCACCCCCACCGGTCCGGTGAGCCCAAAAAAGTTCACCGTCATCCGCCGCCCGCCGGTCTCAGTGGCCTGCAGCGCCTGGATCTCACTCGCTGGAAACTGAGTGGACGGATTCACGCCCAACCGCACGACTTCCGACGACGGTGCGCCATAGCCGCCCACAGGTGTGCGCTCGTCGGTAAATCGCTCCAGCAACCGCATCGCCTGAAAAAACTGGAACCGATACGGCTTCTGGTCGAGGAGTTCGCTGAGCCGCGTGGGGACTAGATCAGTACCCGTCGGCCTGTCCGTGGTGGCCATAGCTTCAGCACCTCCTTCCTCTGCTTTGTCCTTACCTCCAGTTGCGTGAAGCTGTTCAAAGATACATACAGCCCCAGAAACCGCTCCAGTACGGCCGCGAACAGAAACACGCCCTCGCCGACGAACTGCTCCTCATCGAAGTCCATCGCGATGTGCGTGCCGCGGGCGAACGAGGTGCCATCGTCGTAGACCACCGGCGCGAACTCACGCCTCGACCGCAACCCGGTGAGCCCCTCAATCTGCTTCTCCCCGTAGGAGGTCTCGGCGAAGTTGTACAGCCGCAGCATCTCGCGGAAGGCGTCGCCGCCCTCTTCCACCAGCGATAGGTAGTTCAGCGAGAACATCGAGATCATGCGCCAGAACAGGTTCTTCCGCTGCGGCGGACGCACTGTCGTTGTGGGCTTGCGCAGCGCGACAATCCGCGTCACGGGTGCGGCCGCATCCAACGTGAAATCTCCCGTTTCGTTGCCGAAGGGCAGGTTGCCCGGCAAGTCCCGGTTGGAACAGATCGTCCGCACGTTGAGAACATCCGCCTTGGGCCGCGTATGCTTGCCGGCGGCGTTCGAAATGGAGAGGTAGATTTCGGTGCCGTTGTCGTTGCGCAACGTCGCCGGGCCGCGCCGCGTGTACCAGAACACCTGGCTCGAACTCTTGGCATCCGCGTGGCGGAACGAGTAGAGTGGCTCCAGCACCGTCACCTCTTCCGAATCCGGATTCACGCTGGCCACCTCTTCCACCGAGAAGATCTCCAGCGCCGTGCGCCGGTTCACATCCGGAATCACGTGATACTCATACCGCGTGTGGTCCAGCAGAATCGGCTCGGCCGTGTGGGGAAACAGATTGATGATCGGCGTGCAATTCAGGCGGAACGTCTTGTCCGTGACGCCCACTTCCAGCGCCTGCCGCCGGTCCGCCCGTTCAAAGGGCGCGATGACGAACGAGATCTCGACGCTGCTCTGGAAGCCCGCGGAGCACACCTCATCCAGCCCGCCCAGCTCGAAGAACATGAACTTCTGCGGAAACGCGAAGTACTCCTGGATCAACTGGTAGCCGGAGAACGAGCGCCGCGGATACGGCAGCACCGCCTCCTCTTCCTCAAAGCCCATCGGCCGCAGCGCATCCGGCGACAGCATCAGCGGCTTGATGGTCGATCTCGGCGAAGGATCGCGCACGATGATCTGCAGGCAGTTGTTCGACAGCACCTCATAGAGCGTGTGCATCGTGCTGCTCTCGCCGTCGAGGTAGAACTGCAACCGGTCGAGCGCCAGCTTACCGAAGGTGAGGTCGCCCTGGCAGCGCAAAACCAGCCGGATCACCCCAGCCGCGCCCGCCATCTCACCCGCCGTCCGCACCCGGTCCTGCGTCCTCCAATCGGCCGACGCCACCTCCACGGGCCAGAAGGTGAGGTCGTAGCTCGTTCTGAACTTGCAGGGCGCGCCCGCCACCGGCCGCGACGACAGCACGGCGCCCCGCTCGATCTTGAACCCCGACTCCGGCTTCACCTGCTCCGAATCCACATGGAACTCGGCAATCGACATCGAGGGAATGGGGCGCAGGTAGTGCGGGAACAGGATGTTCAGCAGCGCCTCGGTGATCTCCGGAAACTCATCGTCGATCTTCAGCCGGACGCGGGCCGCCAGAAACGCGAACCCTTCCAGCAGACGCTCGACGTGCGGGTCCTCGCACTTGTTCGGTTCCAGGATCAGGCGCGAAGCAATCTTCGGGTAGCGTTCGGCGAACTCGGCTCCCAACCGCCGCAGGTAACTGAGCTCTTTTTCGTAGTACTGGAGAAGGTCGTCCCGCATGGCGTCACGCCTTCACTTGGTACTCTCCGCGCGTCAGGTCGAGGTAAGTATCAAAGGAAATTGCCTCGGGCGACGGATCGAGCATCAGCATGGCATCGATCTGGAAGTGCAGGTTTCGCTCCTGTTTACGCAGCGGCTCCTGCGAGCTCACCCGCACCTGCTTCAGTCGCGGCTCAAAGAACTCCACCGCCGATTCAATCGCGCGCAGCAGCGTCTTCTCGTCTTCCGGCGAGTGCAGCCGCACCGATGTCATGTCCATCAGGCCGAAGTTGTAGAGGGAATTCTTCAACTCAGCCAGCGCCTTCGGAGATTCCTCCACGATTTTCCGGGTGTTGAAGACCCACTCCAGGTCGCGCTTGATCGACTCCTTCAGCGCCCGGATCGCCTGGGCGCGCGACGGCAGCATCTCCACCTTCGACCACGGTTCGTGGTCGATCAACCGGTCGAGCAGCGGTTGTTGCAGCGTCTGTTCCGGAAGTTGCGAAGCCATGGCTTACCCTTGATATTTTAGTGCTTGCACAGGGTCCAGGCGGCAGATCCGATCGTAGAGATCGTTGATCTGGGCCTCCTCCGCGCCCACTGTGTTCAGGCATTGCAGCAGCAACACCAGCGGATGCACCAGTACGTCGCCAGCTTCCCAGTCCTCGAGATTGCGGCGGTCGATCTCAGCCGCTAGTTCCCGCAGCATTGGATACGCGATCTTCTGCTTCTGAGCGGCCACGAAGAGATGGGCCAGTTGCATGCGGCGTTTGAACCGCCCGCGGCCCGACCGCTCCTTCGACAACGCATCGGTCAACTGCTGAATCGCCTGGTCCAGACGGCCTGAGCGCGCCGCGTCCAGCGCCTCGTCAAAGACATCCTTGCCGCCTTCCGGCACCTCTTCTTCCATCGACGGCGGCTCGGCATCCAGTTCCACTGGCGCGGGCGGAGGTGGTGGAGGCGGAGCGGCCGCCTGCCGGCTCTCATAGGCCACGGGCGCCGCTTCCCCTTCGCCGGCCACCGTGGGCAGCAAAACCTCTTCCTTGATCCACGCCATCGTATCCGGATTGGCGGTGGGCGTGTCGTCCAGGAGCGTCATCTCCAGCAGCCCGGGCAGATCCGTCAGCAAGCCGCGCAACTCGGCCTTCACTGCGTCAGCCACGAACTTGAACCACTGACCCTTGTTCTCCAGAGCCCGCACGGCGTAGCGCTGGATGTCCAGCCAACCGCGTCCACACGGCAACTCCATCGCGGCTTCCGTTGTGTCGAGAACCGAATCCCAACTGCCGGCCAGAAAATGCTGCTTCAACTGCGACCGCAACTCAGCCGGCGGCGCCTCCAGCATGGCCGCGTCGATCTGCGGGCCGTTGTAGCGGAGTTCGCCCCATCGATGCCCGCGCAGGATGAGATACGGGCCGATGTTGTAGACGTCCTTCTTGCGCAGATACCTCGCAACGGCCGCCAGCCGCCGGGCAGCATCTTCGACATCACTGGGATCGATTCCGTAAGATCCGGAGGAGACGGGTGGCGCGGCGGCGGCCACGGGCGCGGCTACCGGGGCCGCGACTGGCGCGGCGGCAGCAGCCTCGACCACAGGCGGGGGCGGAGGAGCCTCCACTACCGGCGCAGCGACCGCCGTGGGCCCGCCCTTCTTGTTGATGTTCGTCTTGACGAACTGGACAATCTCCTCCAGGGCGGAACGTGTTTTAATGAAACTCGGCGAATAATCGCCGAATTTGTCATCGCACAGCTCAATCAGCCCGCTCAGCGATTCCAGCCCCTCGTCGATTTGTTTCTGAACCGTCTCCAGAAATGCCTTCGGCGTACTGTCGATGGCGCCGTCAAACTCCTCGGCGGTCACCTTCCCGTCATCGACCAGCTTCTGCCGTAGCTTCTTCTTCTCGTCGGTGTTCGCGTCCTTCTCGTAACCGACGGAACGCGATTCCTTGTACTTGATCCAGTCGAATTTGTTGGACGCGATCGGCAGCGCCCTGACTGGTTCTTCCAGCTTCCCACCCAGCCATTCCAGCGGAGCCGAACGCGACTCCGTGTCGCCGTCTTCAATCTCCGGATAGATGGTGTCCCAGAACTGATCCAGCAGGTCCCGCAGAAACTGAAAGCTGGGCGCCAGCATCGCAAAGCCTTCTTTGCGAATGTGCGAGTCCACCAGCCAGACGGCCAGTTGAAGGTCTTTGCCCCGCTTCGCAATCGCTTCGCCGGCCAGCTTGATGGCCTGAGCATGGTCTGCGACCTTGAGCGTGGTCTTCCACTCGCCCTGCGGCGCTTCGATGTCTTCGCGCCGTGCTTCCTTGACCTTGTCTGTGACGGGATCGTAACGCAGCGACACGCCGCTCGGATTACTGCCGGGGATGGGAGTTAATAGATCTTCGCGAAGAGGCATTCTGGTTATTGCGCTGAGACCGCATCGGCCTCGGCGGAGGATTCCGCGGCCGCGCAAATTTGAAGCTCCCTGATCTCAAGAAAGGGGATGGCTTCTTCTCCATCCAGTACGAGCATCTTCTGGCCGAAGGGGACGCCGCCCTCCTCGGAATCCTGCCACTCGGTCGAACGGCCCAATTTCACGTTGTCGTCCGGGTGCTGCCACGAGAGCGGATAAATCGCAGGCATCAGCACTTCACCGAACTTCTGGTCGCCGAACTTCGGGCTGGTGTCGATGAGAGCGGTGCACCAGATCGTATCCCGCAGGAACTTCGGCTGTTCCATCTTGATCGAGATCACATATTCCATCGGCAGCCAGACGTACTCACCCGCGACGAAGACTTCGAACCGCATGCCAATGCGCGGATCGGCGTCTTCAATTGAATGAAAAGCCCGGCCGTTCAGCGTCCCCGACAACGCTCTCCCGGTCGCTTGAGCCCCCGACTCCGGGTACTGCTTCTTCTCGAAAGCGTTCTGCCGCTCCCGCTCCGCCACCAGCGCGGACCGGTACACAATAGCTCCGATCTCGGCATCGGGGCTGACGGAGGAGAGCAGGCTCAGGTGTTTCGACGCCCGTTCATACTCTCCCGCCAGACACAGCAACTCGAAAAGGAAGGTGCGGCGCCGGAGGTCCGTCGGGTTGTCCCGAATCTCGGCCCCCAGCGCCTGAATGGCTTCTTTCAGCTTGCCAGCACGATACAGCTCTGCAGCACCCACCAAACACCTCCCCTTTCATCAATCGCGGACTTTTAGGACGGAACGTTTGCGCGAAGATCCCAAGTGGCGGTCTTCTTGGTACCTTCTTCACCCTTCGTACCCTGCGGCAGGTACTCGATACCCACCTTGCCAAAGGCGAAGGAAACAGATTCGGTCGGCGTGTCGTCGCCGCCAGAGGAACCGCTCCACTGGATGCTATCGACAAATACTTCCTCGAACTCGTAGGTGAGGTACGGAATTGCCGTCCCGCCGGCCTTCCGCAGCACCACGTGGGCCTTGGTGAAGTGCGAACCCTTCGCGCAGTTCGTGAACATCGCCGCCGATGAGGCATCGGTCCTCTTCATGATGTTGAAGGACGAGATGCTCACCTTGCCGGCGCCGGCGCCCCCCGACGCCGACCCGATGGTCGTCGGGTTGCTTGCACCCCAGGAAAAGCTATAGATTTCGAAAGCTTTCTTTTCCTTGTAGGTCTTGTCCTGAGTTTCACCTTCGGCCGCGGGATCCCCCCCCTCGAGCCACATAAATGCGTCATACGCCATGGTTACTCGCTCCTTTGTCGATCAAATACATTTAGCACACTGAGCTTGGGCTGGCCACAAGATCCGGACGTTGCATCCACCCGACCTGGAGAGCCAGCCGACTTCTACTCCGGGCCGATTCCAAAGAACATTTGCAGCCCGGGCCGCCGCGGTTAACGGCGGCCCAAACCACAAAACCTTTACCCAGCCGGTTGCGGCAGATCCGCCACCAGGCGCATGGAGATCGTGAGCTCTTCCAGTTGGAAGTGCGGCTTCAGGAACGCGACCGCGCGGTAGCAGCCAGGCTTGCCCGGCACTTCCATCACGTCAACGCGCGCTTCCGAAAGCGGATACTTCGCCTTCATCGAAGCAGACGCGCTCGCGCTGTCCACCACATAGCCCTTGATCCAGCGGTTGAGGAAGCCCTCGCAATCCGTGCGGGTCATGAAGCTGCCGATCTTATCGCGCATCATGGCCTTCAGGTAGTGGGCAAACCGCGAAACCGCCAGAATGTAGCTGAGGTTCGTCGACAGCCGCGCGTTCGCATTCGCCGCGTCGGTGTCGTACAGCTTCGCCTTCTGGCAGGACTGCACGCTGAAGAACGCCGCGTAGTCGGTGTTCTTGCAGTGGACCAGCGGAACGAACCCGAGGTCCGCCAACTCTTTTTCGCGACGGTCCGTGATGGCCACTTCCGTCGGGCACTTCATGGCGATGTCGCCATCTTCCGTCTTGAAGTTGTGGACCGTCAGGCCTTCCACCTTGCCGCCACCCTCGACGCCACGGATCGTGGCGCACCAGTTGTAGCGCGCGAAACTGTCGGTGATGCGGGCGCCCAACGCCCACGCCGCGTTCCCCCACAGGTACTTATTGTGATCGGTGCCGTCGACATCCTCTTCGTAGTCGAACTCCTCAATGGGACGCGTGGCCTTCCCATAGGGATCGCGCAGCAGGATGTGCGGCATCGTCAGCGCCATGTAGCGGGCATCGTCCGAGGAGCGGAACGACTTCCACTTGGCGTATTCCGTGGTGTCGAAAACCTTCGCCAGGTCGCGCGGAGCGGCCAGGTCGGCGAATGAGTCGAGGTTGAACATCGAGTTGTTGGTGGCCGCGATGAAGGGCGCATGTGCCGCCGCGGCGACCTGCGAGATCTTCTGGACCAACTCCATGTCCTCCGGCCCCTTGCCGAACTCGTAGTCGCCGATGAGGGCGCCAAACGGGTGTCCGCCGAAGATGCCGAACTCTTCCTCGTAGACCTTCTTGAACATCGCGCTCTGGTCGAACTCCGACGCGCGCTGCAGGTCCCGCAACAGTTCCTTCTTTGAGGTGTTGAGAACCTTGATCTTCAACATCTCGCTGCACTCGGTGTTGCTGACCATGTACTTCAGACCGCGCCAGCTCGCTTCCAGCTTCTGGAAGTCGGGGTGATGCATCACCTCGTTCAACTGCAGCGAGATCAGGTGGTCGATCTGTGCGATACGGGCGTTGATCATCGCTTCGGAGTCGCGGGACAGGGTCATCGCCCCATCCAGGAACTGCGAAACGAACTCCTTCACCATCGCCTTGCCCGACTCGCGGCTTTCGG is a genomic window containing:
- a CDS encoding type VI secretion system accessory protein TagJ, coding for MGAAELYRAGKLKEAIQALGAEIRDNPTDLRRRTFLFELLCLAGEYERASKHLSLLSSVSPDAEIGAIVYRSALVAERERQNAFEKKQYPESGAQATGRALSGTLNGRAFHSIEDADPRIGMRFEVFVAGEYVWLPMEYVISIKMEQPKFLRDTIWCTALIDTSPKFGDQKFGEVLMPAIYPLSWQHPDDNVKLGRSTEWQDSEEGGVPFGQKMLVLDGEEAIPFLEIRELQICAAAESSAEADAVSAQ
- a CDS encoding type VI secretion system tube protein Hcp; this translates as MAYDAFMWLEGGDPAAEGETQDKTYKEKKAFEIYSFSWGASNPTTIGSASGGAGAGKVSISSFNIMKRTDASSAAMFTNCAKGSHFTKAHVVLRKAGGTAIPYLTYEFEEVFVDSIQWSGSSGGDDTPTESVSFAFGKVGIEYLPQGTKGEEGTKKTATWDLRANVPS
- the tssG gene encoding type VI secretion system baseplate subunit TssG encodes the protein MATTDRPTGTDLVPTRLSELLDQKPYRFQFFQAMRLLERFTDERTPVGGYGAPSSEVVRLGVNPSTQFPASEIQALQATETGGRRMTVNFFGLTGPVGVLPTSYTELLIDRLRSKDTTLRDFLDLFHHRILSLFYLAWRKNRAPVMFERADKDQFSGRLMSLVGLGTRGMRNRQEIPDAAFLFYAGLLMMQTRPAAALESILRDYFGARVEVGQFVGGWYPVARGAQCKLGEEGYSSRLGRGAVVGDEIWDRQSRIRVKIGPLSRTHYDDFLPGGDSYRRLRSWIVLFAGLECDVEVQLVLRREQAPPCGLSGEGGTGVRLGWTTWVNNKPMERHPDDAVFEILRPA
- the tssF gene encoding type VI secretion system baseplate subunit TssF yields the protein MRDDLLQYYEKELSYLRRLGAEFAERYPKIASRLILEPNKCEDPHVERLLEGFAFLAARVRLKIDDEFPEITEALLNILFPHYLRPIPSMSIAEFHVDSEQVKPESGFKIERGAVLSSRPVAGAPCKFRTSYDLTFWPVEVASADWRTQDRVRTAGEMAGAAGVIRLVLRCQGDLTFGKLALDRLQFYLDGESSTMHTLYEVLSNNCLQIIVRDPSPRSTIKPLMLSPDALRPMGFEEEEAVLPYPRRSFSGYQLIQEYFAFPQKFMFFELGGLDEVCSAGFQSSVEISFVIAPFERADRRQALEVGVTDKTFRLNCTPIINLFPHTAEPILLDHTRYEYHVIPDVNRRTALEIFSVEEVASVNPDSEEVTVLEPLYSFRHADAKSSSQVFWYTRRGPATLRNDNGTEIYLSISNAAGKHTRPKADVLNVRTICSNRDLPGNLPFGNETGDFTLDAAAPVTRIVALRKPTTTVRPPQRKNLFWRMISMFSLNYLSLVEEGGDAFREMLRLYNFAETSYGEKQIEGLTGLRSRREFAPVVYDDGTSFARGTHIAMDFDEEQFVGEGVFLFAAVLERFLGLYVSLNSFTQLEVRTKQRKEVLKLWPPRTGRRVLI
- the tssE gene encoding type VI secretion system baseplate subunit TssE, producing MASQLPEQTLQQPLLDRLIDHEPWSKVEMLPSRAQAIRALKESIKRDLEWVFNTRKIVEESPKALAELKNSLYNFGLMDMTSVRLHSPEDEKTLLRAIESAVEFFEPRLKQVRVSSQEPLRKQERNLHFQIDAMLMLDPSPEAISFDTYLDLTRGEYQVKA
- the tssA gene encoding type VI secretion system protein TssA translates to MPLREDLLTPIPGSNPSGVSLRYDPVTDKVKEARREDIEAPQGEWKTTLKVADHAQAIKLAGEAIAKRGKDLQLAVWLVDSHIRKEGFAMLAPSFQFLRDLLDQFWDTIYPEIEDGDTESRSAPLEWLGGKLEEPVRALPIASNKFDWIKYKESRSVGYEKDANTDEKKKLRQKLVDDGKVTAEEFDGAIDSTPKAFLETVQKQIDEGLESLSGLIELCDDKFGDYSPSFIKTRSALEEIVQFVKTNINKKGGPTAVAAPVVEAPPPPPVVEAAAAAPVAAPVAAPVAAAAPPVSSGSYGIDPSDVEDAARRLAAVARYLRKKDVYNIGPYLILRGHRWGELRYNGPQIDAAMLEAPPAELRSQLKQHFLAGSWDSVLDTTEAAMELPCGRGWLDIQRYAVRALENKGQWFKFVADAVKAELRGLLTDLPGLLEMTLLDDTPTANPDTMAWIKEEVLLPTVAGEGEAAPVAYESRQAAAPPPPPPPAPVELDAEPPSMEEEVPEGGKDVFDEALDAARSGRLDQAIQQLTDALSKERSGRGRFKRRMQLAHLFVAAQKQKIAYPMLRELAAEIDRRNLEDWEAGDVLVHPLVLLLQCLNTVGAEEAQINDLYDRICRLDPVQALKYQG
- the tssC gene encoding type VI secretion system contractile sheath large subunit; the protein is MSEKAQAAAAASTTESVVEKSLLDQIVEEGRLARDPESRESGKAMVKEFVSQFLDGAMTLSRDSEAMINARIAQIDHLISLQLNEVMHHPDFQKLEASWRGLKYMVSNTECSEMLKIKVLNTSKKELLRDLQRASEFDQSAMFKKVYEEEFGIFGGHPFGALIGDYEFGKGPEDMELVQKISQVAAAAHAPFIAATNNSMFNLDSFADLAAPRDLAKVFDTTEYAKWKSFRSSDDARYMALTMPHILLRDPYGKATRPIEEFDYEEDVDGTDHNKYLWGNAAWALGARITDSFARYNWCATIRGVEGGGKVEGLTVHNFKTEDGDIAMKCPTEVAITDRREKELADLGFVPLVHCKNTDYAAFFSVQSCQKAKLYDTDAANANARLSTNLSYILAVSRFAHYLKAMMRDKIGSFMTRTDCEGFLNRWIKGYVVDSASASASMKAKYPLSEARVDVMEVPGKPGCYRAVAFLKPHFQLEELTISMRLVADLPQPAG